A window of Rhinatrema bivittatum chromosome 2, aRhiBiv1.1, whole genome shotgun sequence contains these coding sequences:
- the KLF10 gene encoding Krueppel-like factor 10 isoform X3, whose product MEGMEVIDRQRDSECSWNRSPEKSDFEAVEALMFMSCSWKSDFKKYADLRPITPASDFSEEMEDNLLSSTTEFHTLPASCLTPPYSPSNFEPSQVLHPVLPSPPVIQCKASTDVSKMNVIHAVLEANDVPAQRPQKAQATSVIRHTADALLYDYNSCPTKTTSLPMNQDNAMKKTTQFNDETSRKNLPCVALSPIPLMWECKKVVSEVGKTTAPSVGSVSLSQTSIANPFPVSGQPAPVMVPSSSATTGGLPPMPVICQMVPLAANSPVMAAVVPSAVPSQQPALCQPVMFMGTQVPKGTVMFVMPQPIAQKPQVTSHNGTRLSPIAPAPGFTPTTAKVVPQMDSSRIRSHICSHSGCGKTYFKSSHLKAHMRTHTGEKPFNCSWEGCERKFARSDELSRHRRTHTGEKKFACPMCERRFMRSDHLTKHARRHLSAKKLPNWQMEVSKLNSMGLPCTSMPVQ is encoded by the exons ATGGAAGGCATGGAGGTGATAGACAGACAAAGGGACAGCGAATGTTCATGGAACAGGAGCCCGGAAAAAAGTGATTTTGAGGCGGTGGAAGCACTTATGTTCATGAGCTGCAGCTGGAAGTCAGATTTCAAGAAATATGCAGATCTTCGACCAATTACACCAGCATCTGATTTCTCAGAGGAAATGGAAGATAATCTGCTATCTTCTACAACAGAATTTCATACATTGCCAGCATCT TGCTTGACGCCACCCTACAGCCCTTCTAATTTTGAGCCATCTCAAGTACTTCATCCAGTTCTTCCATCACCACCTGTTATACAGTGCAAAGCTTCCACTGATGTCTCGAAGATGAATGTTATACACGCTGTTCTAGAGGCAAACGATGTCCCTGCACAAAGGCCACAGAAAGCTCAAGCAACAAGTGTGATCCGCCACACTGCAGATGCACTGCTGTACGATTATAATTCTTGTCCAACAAAAACAACTAGCCTGCCAATGAATCAGGATAATGCTATGAAAAAAACCACCCAATTTAATGATGAAACATCAAGAAAAAATCTGCCATGTGTAGCATTGTCACCTATCCCATTGATGTGGGAATGCAAGAAAGTTGTGTCAGAAGTGGGGAAAACCACAGCACCAAGTGTTGGCTCAGTGTCTTTGTCACAGACTTCGATCGCTAATCCATTCCCTGTGTCAGGCCAACCAGCTCCAGTCATGGTACCTTCATCTTCTGCAACAACAGGTGGCTTGCCGCCTATGCCAGTCATTTGCCAGATGGTTCCACTCGCTGCGAACAGTCCTGTTATGGCAGCGGTAGTCCCCAGTGCTGTGCCGAGCCAACAGCCAGCCCTTTGCCAGCCTGTCATGTTCATGGGCACTCAAGTCCCTAAAGGTACAGTTATGTTTGTTATGCCTCAGCCAATTGCTCAGAAACCTCAAGTGACGAGCCATAATGGCACAAGATTGTCACCTATTGCTCCTGCTCCGGGTTTCACCCCTACTACAGCAAAAGTTGTGCCGCAGATGGATTCCTCACGAATCAGAAGCCACATTTGCAGCCATTCAGGGTGTGGAAAGACATACTTTAAGAGTTCCCATTTGAAAGCTCACATGAGAACTCACACAG GAGAGAAACCCTTTAACTGTAGTTGGGAAGGCTGTGAGAGGAAGTTTGCACGTTCCGATGAACTGTCTCGACATCGCAGGACGCACACTGGCGAGAAAAAGTTTGCCTGCCCAATGTGTGAACGTCGCTTTATGCGGAGTGACCATTTGACTAAGCACGCACGTCGCCACTTATCAGCCAAGAAGCTCCCAAATTGGCAAATGGAAGTGAGCAAGTTAAATAGCATGGGCTTGCCATGTACCTCGATGCCTGTGCAATGA
- the KLF10 gene encoding Krueppel-like factor 10 isoform X2, producing MLTSWMEGMEVIDRQRDSECSWNRSPEKSDFEAVEALMFMSCSWKSDFKKYADLRPITPASDFSEEMEDNLLSSTTEFHTLPASCLTPPYSPSNFEPSQVLHPVLPSPPVIQCKASTDVSKMNVIHAVLEANDVPAQRPQKAQATSVIRHTADALLYDYNSCPTKTTSLPMNQDNAMKKTTQFNDETSRKNLPCVALSPIPLMWECKKVVSEVGKTTAPSVGSVSLSQTSIANPFPVSGQPAPVMVPSSSATTGGLPPMPVICQMVPLAANSPVMAAVVPSAVPSQQPALCQPVMFMGTQVPKGTVMFVMPQPIAQKPQVTSHNGTRLSPIAPAPGFTPTTAKVVPQMDSSRIRSHICSHSGCGKTYFKSSHLKAHMRTHTGEKPFNCSWEGCERKFARSDELSRHRRTHTGEKKFACPMCERRFMRSDHLTKHARRHLSAKKLPNWQMEVSKLNSMGLPCTSMPVQ from the exons ATGCTGACTTCTTGG ATGGAAGGCATGGAGGTGATAGACAGACAAAGGGACAGCGAATGTTCATGGAACAGGAGCCCGGAAAAAAGTGATTTTGAGGCGGTGGAAGCACTTATGTTCATGAGCTGCAGCTGGAAGTCAGATTTCAAGAAATATGCAGATCTTCGACCAATTACACCAGCATCTGATTTCTCAGAGGAAATGGAAGATAATCTGCTATCTTCTACAACAGAATTTCATACATTGCCAGCATCT TGCTTGACGCCACCCTACAGCCCTTCTAATTTTGAGCCATCTCAAGTACTTCATCCAGTTCTTCCATCACCACCTGTTATACAGTGCAAAGCTTCCACTGATGTCTCGAAGATGAATGTTATACACGCTGTTCTAGAGGCAAACGATGTCCCTGCACAAAGGCCACAGAAAGCTCAAGCAACAAGTGTGATCCGCCACACTGCAGATGCACTGCTGTACGATTATAATTCTTGTCCAACAAAAACAACTAGCCTGCCAATGAATCAGGATAATGCTATGAAAAAAACCACCCAATTTAATGATGAAACATCAAGAAAAAATCTGCCATGTGTAGCATTGTCACCTATCCCATTGATGTGGGAATGCAAGAAAGTTGTGTCAGAAGTGGGGAAAACCACAGCACCAAGTGTTGGCTCAGTGTCTTTGTCACAGACTTCGATCGCTAATCCATTCCCTGTGTCAGGCCAACCAGCTCCAGTCATGGTACCTTCATCTTCTGCAACAACAGGTGGCTTGCCGCCTATGCCAGTCATTTGCCAGATGGTTCCACTCGCTGCGAACAGTCCTGTTATGGCAGCGGTAGTCCCCAGTGCTGTGCCGAGCCAACAGCCAGCCCTTTGCCAGCCTGTCATGTTCATGGGCACTCAAGTCCCTAAAGGTACAGTTATGTTTGTTATGCCTCAGCCAATTGCTCAGAAACCTCAAGTGACGAGCCATAATGGCACAAGATTGTCACCTATTGCTCCTGCTCCGGGTTTCACCCCTACTACAGCAAAAGTTGTGCCGCAGATGGATTCCTCACGAATCAGAAGCCACATTTGCAGCCATTCAGGGTGTGGAAAGACATACTTTAAGAGTTCCCATTTGAAAGCTCACATGAGAACTCACACAG GAGAGAAACCCTTTAACTGTAGTTGGGAAGGCTGTGAGAGGAAGTTTGCACGTTCCGATGAACTGTCTCGACATCGCAGGACGCACACTGGCGAGAAAAAGTTTGCCTGCCCAATGTGTGAACGTCGCTTTATGCGGAGTGACCATTTGACTAAGCACGCACGTCGCCACTTATCAGCCAAGAAGCTCCCAAATTGGCAAATGGAAGTGAGCAAGTTAAATAGCATGGGCTTGCCATGTACCTCGATGCCTGTGCAATGA
- the KLF10 gene encoding Krueppel-like factor 10 isoform X1 — protein sequence MLNFGTSSYQRAMEGMEVIDRQRDSECSWNRSPEKSDFEAVEALMFMSCSWKSDFKKYADLRPITPASDFSEEMEDNLLSSTTEFHTLPASCLTPPYSPSNFEPSQVLHPVLPSPPVIQCKASTDVSKMNVIHAVLEANDVPAQRPQKAQATSVIRHTADALLYDYNSCPTKTTSLPMNQDNAMKKTTQFNDETSRKNLPCVALSPIPLMWECKKVVSEVGKTTAPSVGSVSLSQTSIANPFPVSGQPAPVMVPSSSATTGGLPPMPVICQMVPLAANSPVMAAVVPSAVPSQQPALCQPVMFMGTQVPKGTVMFVMPQPIAQKPQVTSHNGTRLSPIAPAPGFTPTTAKVVPQMDSSRIRSHICSHSGCGKTYFKSSHLKAHMRTHTGEKPFNCSWEGCERKFARSDELSRHRRTHTGEKKFACPMCERRFMRSDHLTKHARRHLSAKKLPNWQMEVSKLNSMGLPCTSMPVQ from the exons ATGCTGAATTTCGGGACTTCGTCTTATCAACGAGCT ATGGAAGGCATGGAGGTGATAGACAGACAAAGGGACAGCGAATGTTCATGGAACAGGAGCCCGGAAAAAAGTGATTTTGAGGCGGTGGAAGCACTTATGTTCATGAGCTGCAGCTGGAAGTCAGATTTCAAGAAATATGCAGATCTTCGACCAATTACACCAGCATCTGATTTCTCAGAGGAAATGGAAGATAATCTGCTATCTTCTACAACAGAATTTCATACATTGCCAGCATCT TGCTTGACGCCACCCTACAGCCCTTCTAATTTTGAGCCATCTCAAGTACTTCATCCAGTTCTTCCATCACCACCTGTTATACAGTGCAAAGCTTCCACTGATGTCTCGAAGATGAATGTTATACACGCTGTTCTAGAGGCAAACGATGTCCCTGCACAAAGGCCACAGAAAGCTCAAGCAACAAGTGTGATCCGCCACACTGCAGATGCACTGCTGTACGATTATAATTCTTGTCCAACAAAAACAACTAGCCTGCCAATGAATCAGGATAATGCTATGAAAAAAACCACCCAATTTAATGATGAAACATCAAGAAAAAATCTGCCATGTGTAGCATTGTCACCTATCCCATTGATGTGGGAATGCAAGAAAGTTGTGTCAGAAGTGGGGAAAACCACAGCACCAAGTGTTGGCTCAGTGTCTTTGTCACAGACTTCGATCGCTAATCCATTCCCTGTGTCAGGCCAACCAGCTCCAGTCATGGTACCTTCATCTTCTGCAACAACAGGTGGCTTGCCGCCTATGCCAGTCATTTGCCAGATGGTTCCACTCGCTGCGAACAGTCCTGTTATGGCAGCGGTAGTCCCCAGTGCTGTGCCGAGCCAACAGCCAGCCCTTTGCCAGCCTGTCATGTTCATGGGCACTCAAGTCCCTAAAGGTACAGTTATGTTTGTTATGCCTCAGCCAATTGCTCAGAAACCTCAAGTGACGAGCCATAATGGCACAAGATTGTCACCTATTGCTCCTGCTCCGGGTTTCACCCCTACTACAGCAAAAGTTGTGCCGCAGATGGATTCCTCACGAATCAGAAGCCACATTTGCAGCCATTCAGGGTGTGGAAAGACATACTTTAAGAGTTCCCATTTGAAAGCTCACATGAGAACTCACACAG GAGAGAAACCCTTTAACTGTAGTTGGGAAGGCTGTGAGAGGAAGTTTGCACGTTCCGATGAACTGTCTCGACATCGCAGGACGCACACTGGCGAGAAAAAGTTTGCCTGCCCAATGTGTGAACGTCGCTTTATGCGGAGTGACCATTTGACTAAGCACGCACGTCGCCACTTATCAGCCAAGAAGCTCCCAAATTGGCAAATGGAAGTGAGCAAGTTAAATAGCATGGGCTTGCCATGTACCTCGATGCCTGTGCAATGA